The Candidatus Binataceae bacterium genome includes a region encoding these proteins:
- a CDS encoding aromatic-ring-hydroxylating dioxygenase subunit beta yields the protein MSGDVAIDSVLQFEIERLQARYVTCIDDDRLEEWPAFFTEQCRYQIISAENYTRKLPVGVFFADSRAMLSDRVAALRQANIYEAQRYRHLVGATLISARHGEIVTAQSNYQVVRVLQDGSTMIFSVGRYLDRINLNRGAPLFEEKLVVFDNRRIDTLLAIPI from the coding sequence ATGAGCGGCGACGTTGCCATCGATAGCGTCCTTCAGTTTGAAATCGAGCGCCTGCAAGCGCGCTACGTCACCTGTATCGACGACGATCGGCTAGAGGAATGGCCCGCATTCTTCACCGAGCAGTGCCGCTACCAGATAATTTCGGCCGAGAACTACACGCGCAAGCTGCCGGTGGGGGTGTTTTTCGCCGACAGCCGAGCGATGCTCTCGGATCGCGTGGCGGCGCTGCGCCAGGCCAATATTTATGAAGCCCAGCGCTATCGCCATCTGGTCGGCGCAACCCTGATTAGCGCGCGCCATGGCGAAATCGTCACCGCGCAATCCAACTACCAGGTGGTCCGCGTGCTGCAGGACGGCAGCACCATGATCTTCAGTGTCGGACGCTACCTGGACCGTATCAATCTCAACCGCGGCGCGCCGCTGTTCGAGGAAAAGCTGGTGGTCTTCGACAATCGCCGCATCGATACCCTGTTGGCGATACCCATTTAA